In Carassius gibelio isolate Cgi1373 ecotype wild population from Czech Republic chromosome B2, carGib1.2-hapl.c, whole genome shotgun sequence, a single genomic region encodes these proteins:
- the gadd45aa gene encoding growth arrest and DNA-damage-inducible, alpha, a → MTFEELNGDYSIERMDSVIKALEEVLRSALPQGCITVGVYEAAKSLNVDPDNVVLCILATDDDDVKDVALQIHFTLIQAFCCENDINILRVNNTRRLAHILGGAGMHGSEQMDLHCILVTVPHASTWKNPALGKVNHFCRESRCMDQWVPIINLPER, encoded by the exons ATGACGTTTGAAGAACTTAATGGAGATTACTCTATTGAAAG GATGGATTCTGTGATTAAAGCTCTGGAGGAGGTCCTGCGCTCCGCGTTACCGCAGGGATGTATTACAGTTGGGGTCTACGAGGCTGCAAAGTCACTCAATGT GGACCCTGATAACGTAGTGCTGTGCATCCTGGCCACAGACGACGATGATGTGAAGGATGTGGCGCTTCAGATTCACTTCACTCTCATTCAGGCTTTCTGCTGCGAGAATGACATCAACATCCTGCGGGTCAACAACACGCGTCGCCTCGCGCACATCCTCGGGGGCGCCGGCATGCACGGCAGCGAGCAGATGGATCTGCACTGCATTCTGGTCACT GTTCCACATGCATCCACATGGAAGAACCCAGCTTTGGGAAAAGTGAACCACTTCTGCAGAGAGAGCCGCTGTATGGATCAATGGGTGCCCATCATTAACCTTCCAGAACGATGA